In one window of Prevotella fusca JCM 17724 DNA:
- a CDS encoding OmpH family outer membrane protein encodes MKKLIFSFVFMLLPLLAAAQQSVPAFKFAYFSYEKVLHAMADYAAATRSLDELKAKYDAETKRSVDDFNNRYEDFLDVQRKLEPSILRKRQAELEELMDRNIAFRKESERLLKKAEEDIYAPVRKKLNNAVREMGKERGYAFVLNADNNGLPYANTAMGEDITDALIAVLKQ; translated from the coding sequence ATGAAAAAGCTAATCTTTTCCTTCGTTTTCATGCTCTTGCCGCTTCTGGCAGCTGCACAGCAGAGCGTTCCCGCCTTCAAGTTTGCTTACTTCAGTTATGAAAAGGTGTTGCATGCCATGGCCGACTATGCCGCCGCAACCCGTAGTCTGGATGAGCTGAAGGCAAAGTATGATGCCGAGACAAAGCGTTCTGTGGACGATTTCAATAACCGATATGAAGACTTCCTCGATGTACAGCGCAAGCTGGAACCGTCTATTCTGCGTAAGCGTCAGGCTGAACTGGAGGAACTGATGGACCGCAACATCGCTTTCCGAAAGGAGTCTGAACGACTGCTGAAGAAGGCGGAGGAGGATATCTATGCACCAGTCCGCAAGAAACTGAACAATGCTGTCCGTGAGATGGGAAAGGAAAGGGGATATGCTTTCGTCCTCAATGCGGACAATAACGGACTTCCCTATGCCAATACTGCGATGGGGGAGGATATTACCGATGCACTGATTGCGGTACTGAAACAATAA
- a CDS encoding OmpH family outer membrane protein encodes MKKLFLMLMLCAPMTLFAQKFGHLDSQALLQSLPEATAVQSKLEAKGKEYQKQLEDMQAELQRQAEAYDKSKSTMNATKQAETEKNLQDMYNKIQQTAQDNQKAFNEEQQKQLGPVLEKVRNAIAAVAKTGNYIYIMEKAAGQPLYINEALSKDVTAEVKAQLAKMK; translated from the coding sequence ATGAAAAAGTTATTTTTGATGTTGATGCTTTGTGCACCAATGACATTGTTCGCACAGAAGTTCGGTCACCTTGACTCACAGGCTCTCCTCCAGTCACTTCCTGAGGCCACAGCCGTTCAGAGCAAGCTGGAAGCAAAGGGCAAGGAGTATCAGAAGCAGCTCGAGGACATGCAGGCTGAACTGCAGCGTCAGGCAGAGGCTTATGACAAGTCAAAGAGCACGATGAACGCTACAAAGCAGGCTGAGACTGAGAAGAACCTGCAGGATATGTACAACAAGATCCAGCAGACTGCACAGGACAACCAAAAGGCTTTCAACGAGGAGCAGCAGAAGCAGCTCGGTCCTGTTCTTGAGAAGGTTCGCAATGCTATTGCAGCTGTTGCCAAGACTGGTAACTACATTTACATCATGGAGAAGGCTGCTGGTCAGCCATTGTACATCAACGAGGCACTCAGCAAGGACGTTACCGCAGAGGTAAAGGCTCAGTTGGCTAAGATGAAGTAA
- a CDS encoding OmpH family outer membrane protein: protein MKKNIFKSVLRYVLPLYLFTLLPLTASAQKFALIDMEYILKNVPAYERANEQLNQVSKKWQAEVEALNTEASTMYKNYQNEVVFLSQEQKKKKQEAILAKEKQASDLKRKYFGPEGELFKKRTSLITPIQDEIYNAVKDISDQRGYSLVIDRSSNATGIIYGSPKVDISNEVLQKLGYSYQ, encoded by the coding sequence ATGAAGAAGAATATTTTTAAGAGTGTATTGCGATACGTTTTACCTCTTTACCTTTTTACTCTGTTACCTTTAACAGCTTCTGCACAGAAGTTTGCACTGATTGATATGGAGTATATCCTCAAGAATGTGCCGGCTTATGAGCGTGCAAATGAGCAGTTGAACCAGGTAAGCAAGAAGTGGCAGGCTGAGGTTGAGGCACTCAATACCGAGGCTTCCACGATGTATAAGAACTATCAGAACGAGGTGGTCTTCCTTTCACAGGAACAGAAGAAGAAGAAACAGGAGGCTATCCTTGCAAAGGAAAAGCAGGCTTCTGACCTCAAGCGTAAGTATTTCGGACCGGAAGGCGAGCTCTTCAAGAAGCGTACCAGTCTGATTACTCCTATACAGGATGAGATTTACAATGCTGTCAAGGACATATCCGACCAGCGTGGCTACAGTCTGGTTATCGACCGTTCGAGCAATGCCACAGGGATTATCTATGGCTCTCCGAAGGTGGATATCAGCAATGAGGTGCTGCAGAAGTTAGGATATTCTTATCAGTAA
- the murI gene encoding glutamate racemase, translated as MTKYSQQPGPIGIFDSGYGGLTILHGIRQLLPEYDYLYLGDNARAPYGSRSFDVVYQFTRQAVMKLFDQGCQLVILGCNTASAKALRTIQQNNLPSLDPDRRVLGVIRPTAEVIGKITHSRHVGVLATEGTVKSNSYNLEIQKLWKDIKVTGVSCPLWVPIIENNEADSPGADYFVKKRIDHIMRIDPEIDTLILGCTHYPILMPKILKHVPRGVQIVPQGEYVAESLQDYFRRHPDMDARCTKHATVKYFTTENPEKFKETARIFLHEEVNVEHVDLE; from the coding sequence ATGACAAAGTATTCCCAACAGCCGGGACCCATCGGTATCTTCGATTCCGGGTATGGAGGACTGACCATTCTGCATGGTATTCGTCAGCTTCTACCAGAGTATGACTATCTTTACCTGGGCGATAATGCACGTGCACCCTATGGTTCACGCTCCTTCGATGTGGTCTATCAGTTCACACGCCAGGCTGTGATGAAACTCTTTGACCAAGGCTGTCAGTTGGTTATACTGGGTTGTAACACGGCATCAGCCAAGGCTCTCCGCACAATCCAGCAGAACAACCTGCCGAGTCTGGACCCTGACAGGCGGGTACTGGGCGTAATCCGCCCTACGGCAGAGGTCATCGGCAAGATTACCCACTCACGTCATGTGGGTGTGCTGGCTACTGAGGGAACGGTCAAGAGCAACAGTTATAACCTTGAGATACAGAAACTCTGGAAGGATATAAAGGTGACGGGCGTTTCTTGTCCGCTCTGGGTGCCCATCATTGAGAACAATGAAGCCGACAGTCCCGGTGCTGATTACTTCGTGAAGAAGCGTATCGACCATATCATGCGGATTGACCCTGAGATTGATACGCTCATCCTTGGCTGTACGCATTATCCCATCCTTATGCCGAAGATACTGAAGCATGTACCGCGAGGGGTGCAGATTGTGCCACAGGGTGAGTATGTTGCCGAGAGTCTGCAGGACTATTTCCGCCGTCATCCCGACATGGATGCGCGGTGCACAAAGCATGCTACGGTGAAGTATTTCACCACGGAAAATCCCGAGAAATTCAAGGAGACGGCACGAATCTTCCTGCATGAAGAGGTGAATGTGGAGCATGTAGACCTGGAGTAA